In Pseudomonas sp. MTM4, one genomic interval encodes:
- the ilvD gene encoding dihydroxy-acid dehydratase — protein MPDYRSKTSTHGRNMAGARALWRATGMKDEDFKKPIIAIANSFTQFVPGHVHLKDLGQLVAREIEKHGGVAKEFNTIAVDDGIAMGHDGMLYSLPSREIIADSVEYMVNAHCADAIVCISNCDKITPGMLMAALRLNIPVVFVSGGPMEAGKTKLASHGLDLVDAMVIAADESASDEKVAEYERSACPTCGSCSGMFTANSMNCLAEALGLALPGNGSTLATHSDREQLFLRAGRTVVELCQRYYGEGDESVLPRNIASRRAFENAMTLDIAMGGSTNTILHLLAAAQEAEVDFDLRAIDALSRKVPQLCKVAPNIQKYHMEDVHRAGGIFSILGELARGGLLHTDVPTVHSKTLADGIAQWDITQTQDEAVHTFFKAGPAGIPTQTAFSQSTRWDTLDLDRAEGCIRSVEHAYSQEGGLAVLYGNIALDGCVVKTAGVDESIHVFEGTAKIFESQDSAVKGILNDEVKAGDIVIIRYEGPKGGPGMQEMLYPTSYLKSKGLGKDCALLTDGRFSGGTSGLSIGHASPEAAAGGAIGLVRDGDKVLIDIPNRSIQLQVSDEELSHRRIEQDKKGWKPAAPRARKVTTALKAYALLATSADKGAVRNKAMLED, from the coding sequence ATGCCTGATTACCGCTCGAAAACCTCCACGCACGGCCGCAACATGGCCGGTGCCCGCGCGCTGTGGCGCGCCACTGGCATGAAGGATGAAGACTTCAAGAAGCCAATCATCGCCATCGCCAACTCCTTCACCCAGTTCGTGCCTGGCCACGTGCACCTGAAAGATTTGGGCCAGCTGGTCGCCCGCGAGATCGAGAAGCACGGCGGCGTCGCCAAGGAATTCAATACCATCGCGGTCGATGACGGCATCGCTATGGGCCACGACGGCATGCTTTATTCGCTGCCATCGCGCGAGATCATCGCCGACTCGGTGGAGTACATGGTCAACGCCCATTGCGCCGACGCCATCGTCTGCATCTCCAACTGCGACAAGATCACCCCCGGCATGCTGATGGCGGCGCTGCGCCTGAACATCCCGGTGGTATTCGTCTCCGGTGGCCCGATGGAAGCCGGCAAGACCAAGCTGGCCAGCCACGGCCTGGATCTGGTCGACGCCATGGTCATCGCCGCCGACGAAAGCGCATCCGACGAGAAGGTCGCCGAGTACGAGCGCAGCGCCTGCCCGACCTGCGGCAGTTGCTCCGGCATGTTCACCGCCAACTCGATGAACTGCCTGGCCGAAGCCCTGGGTCTCGCTCTGCCCGGCAATGGCTCGACCCTGGCCACCCACAGCGACCGCGAGCAGCTGTTCCTGCGCGCCGGCCGTACCGTCGTCGAGTTGTGCCAGCGTTATTACGGTGAAGGCGACGAGTCGGTCCTGCCACGCAACATCGCCAGCCGTCGCGCGTTCGAGAACGCCATGACCCTGGACATCGCCATGGGCGGCTCGACCAACACCATCCTGCACCTCTTGGCCGCCGCCCAGGAAGCCGAGGTCGACTTCGACCTGCGCGCCATCGACGCCCTATCCCGCAAGGTGCCGCAGCTGTGCAAGGTCGCGCCGAACATCCAGAAGTACCACATGGAGGACGTGCACCGCGCCGGCGGTATCTTCTCCATTCTTGGGGAGCTGGCCCGTGGCGGCCTGCTGCACACTGACGTGCCGACCGTGCATAGCAAGACGCTGGCCGATGGCATCGCCCAGTGGGACATCACCCAGACTCAGGACGAAGCCGTGCACACCTTCTTCAAGGCAGGCCCGGCCGGCATCCCGACGCAGACGGCCTTCAGCCAGTCGACCCGCTGGGACACCCTGGACCTGGACCGCGCGGAAGGCTGCATCCGCAGCGTCGAGCACGCCTACTCGCAGGAAGGCGGCCTGGCCGTCCTCTACGGCAACATCGCCTTGGACGGCTGCGTGGTGAAGACCGCAGGCGTGGATGAATCCATCCATGTGTTCGAAGGCACCGCGAAGATTTTCGAGAGCCAGGACAGCGCTGTTAAGGGCATCCTCAATGACGAAGTGAAGGCTGGTGACATCGTCATCATCCGCTACGAAGGCCCGAAAGGCGGCCCGGGCATGCAGGAAATGCTCTATCCGACCAGTTACCTGAAGTCCAAGGGCCTGGGCAAGGACTGCGCCCTTCTCACCGATGGCCGTTTCTCCGGCGGTACTTCGGGCCTGTCCATCGGCCACGCCTCGCCAGAAGCCGCTGCAGGCGGCGCCATCGGCCTGGTACGCGACGGTGACAAGGTGCTGATCGACATCCCCAACCGCAGCATTCAGCTGCAGGTCAGCGATGAAGAGCTTTCGCACCGCCGCATCGAGCAGGACAAGAAAGGCTGGAAACCCGCCGCACCACGCGCACGTAAGGTGACCACGGCGCTCAAGGCCTACGCACTGCTCGCCACCAGCGCCGACAAGGGCGCGGTGCGCAACAAGGCGATGCTGGAAGACTAA
- a CDS encoding sigma-54 dependent transcriptional regulator, with amino-acid sequence MNDRPQIAFVDDDAELRNANQETLELAGFEVFPFADAESALAFIGADFPGVVVSDIRMPRVDGLQLFRRLQALDEDLPVILITGHGDIPMAVEALQNGAYDFIAKPYGADRLVQSVMRAAEKRRLVLENRTLRLAAESAEESLPLIGQTPAMENLRRTIRHIADTEVDVLIAGETGSGKEVVASLLHEWSSRRSGHFVAVNCGALPETMIESELFGHEAGAFTGAQKKRIGRIEHSSGGTLFLDEIESMPPAAQVRLLRVLEQRKIDPLGSNESRELSLRIVAASKIDLGDPAQRGDFREDLYYRLNVVTVSIPPLRERKDDIPLLFAHFMQRAAVRFGIEVPHVSQEVSRYLFQHNWPGNVRELAHFAERLVLGLGELTTLPLGAPAEVGDASLPERLERYEADLIREALLANAGDVRSTIEALGIPRKTFYDKLQRHRIDRGEYVRKGE; translated from the coding sequence ATGAATGATCGCCCGCAAATCGCGTTCGTCGACGATGACGCCGAATTGCGCAATGCCAATCAGGAAACACTGGAGCTGGCCGGCTTCGAGGTCTTTCCGTTCGCCGATGCCGAAAGCGCGCTGGCCTTCATCGGCGCCGATTTCCCCGGCGTGGTGGTGAGCGATATCCGCATGCCGCGCGTCGATGGTCTGCAGTTGTTCCGCCGGCTGCAGGCGCTCGATGAAGACCTGCCGGTGATCCTCATTACCGGCCATGGCGATATCCCCATGGCGGTCGAGGCGCTGCAGAACGGCGCTTACGACTTCATCGCCAAGCCCTACGGCGCCGACCGGCTGGTGCAGAGCGTTATGCGCGCGGCGGAAAAGCGCCGGCTGGTGCTGGAGAACCGCACCCTGCGCCTGGCCGCGGAGAGCGCCGAGGAATCGCTGCCGCTAATCGGTCAGACCCCGGCCATGGAGAACCTGCGGCGGACCATCCGCCACATTGCCGATACCGAAGTGGACGTGTTGATCGCCGGCGAGACCGGCAGCGGCAAGGAGGTGGTCGCCAGCCTGCTGCACGAGTGGAGCAGCCGGCGCAGCGGCCATTTCGTTGCGGTCAACTGCGGTGCGCTGCCGGAAACCATGATCGAAAGCGAGCTGTTCGGCCACGAGGCCGGGGCGTTCACCGGCGCGCAGAAGAAGCGCATCGGCCGCATCGAGCATTCCAGTGGCGGCACCTTGTTTCTCGACGAGATCGAAAGCATGCCGCCGGCCGCCCAGGTGCGCCTGCTGCGAGTGTTGGAGCAGCGCAAGATCGATCCGCTGGGCAGCAACGAGAGCCGCGAGCTGAGCCTGCGTATCGTCGCCGCATCGAAGATTGACCTAGGCGACCCGGCGCAGCGCGGCGATTTTCGCGAGGACCTGTACTACCGACTGAACGTGGTCACGGTGTCGATCCCGCCGCTGCGCGAGCGTAAGGACGACATCCCGCTGTTGTTCGCCCATTTCATGCAGCGCGCCGCGGTGCGTTTCGGCATCGAAGTGCCGCACGTCTCGCAGGAGGTCAGCCGTTACCTGTTCCAGCACAATTGGCCGGGCAATGTGCGTGAATTGGCGCATTTCGCCGAGCGGCTGGTCCTTGGGCTAGGGGAGCTGACCACGCTCCCGCTCGGGGCGCCCGCAGAGGTCGGCGACGCCAGCCTGCCCGAACGCCTCGAACGCTACGAGGCGGACCTGATCCGCGAGGCGCTGCTGGCCAACGCCGGCGACGTGCGCTCCACGATCGAGGCGCTGGGCATACCGCGCAAGACCTTCTACGACAAGCTGCAGCGCCACCGGATCGATCGCGGCGAGTACGTCAGAAAGGGCGAGTAG
- a CDS encoding class I SAM-dependent rRNA methyltransferase, with protein MTLPSLRLKANADRRLRAGHLWVYSNEVDTAATPLNGFAAGDQAILEAAGGKPLGIVGVSPNNLICARVLSRDLKHSLDKSLLVHRIQVALSLRERLFDQPCYRLIYGDSDLLPGLVVDRFHDHLVVQLASATMERNKDAVLEALVQVLKPRGVLWKNDSSARDAEGLERYVDTAFGVVPEWVALEENGVKFEAPVLQGQKTGWFYDHRMNRARLAPYVKGKRVLDLFSYIGGWGVQAAAFGASEVFCVDASAFALDGVERNAALNGVAEKMTCIEGDAFEAMRELKNAEERFDVVITDPPAFIKRKKDLKNGEAAYRRLNETAMRLLNKDGILVSASCSMHLEEDNLQNILLGSARHLDRNIQLLERGSQGPDHPVHPAIPETRYIKSLTCRLLPNA; from the coding sequence ATGACCCTGCCCAGCCTGCGCCTCAAAGCCAACGCCGATCGCCGCCTGCGCGCCGGTCATCTGTGGGTCTACAGCAACGAGGTAGATACCGCTGCCACGCCGCTGAACGGCTTCGCCGCCGGTGACCAGGCGATTCTCGAGGCCGCCGGCGGCAAGCCGCTGGGCATCGTCGGTGTGTCGCCGAACAACCTGATCTGCGCCCGCGTGCTGTCACGCGACCTCAAGCACAGCCTGGACAAGTCGCTGCTGGTACATCGCATTCAGGTTGCACTTTCCCTGCGCGAGCGCCTGTTCGATCAGCCTTGCTACCGCCTGATCTACGGTGATTCGGACCTGCTGCCAGGCCTGGTCGTGGACCGCTTCCATGATCATCTGGTGGTGCAGCTGGCTTCGGCGACCATGGAGCGCAACAAGGATGCCGTGCTCGAAGCGCTGGTCCAGGTGCTCAAACCGCGTGGCGTGCTGTGGAAGAACGACTCCAGCGCCCGTGATGCTGAGGGCCTTGAACGTTACGTCGACACCGCCTTCGGCGTGGTGCCGGAGTGGGTCGCGCTGGAAGAGAACGGCGTGAAATTCGAAGCGCCGGTGCTGCAAGGCCAGAAGACCGGCTGGTTCTACGATCATCGAATGAATCGCGCGCGCCTGGCGCCCTACGTCAAGGGCAAGCGCGTGCTCGATCTGTTCAGCTATATCGGCGGCTGGGGCGTGCAGGCCGCCGCCTTCGGTGCCAGCGAGGTGTTCTGCGTCGATGCTTCGGCCTTCGCCCTCGATGGCGTCGAGCGTAATGCTGCACTCAATGGCGTGGCGGAGAAGATGACCTGCATCGAGGGCGATGCTTTCGAGGCGATGAGAGAGCTGAAGAACGCCGAAGAGCGCTTCGACGTGGTCATTACCGACCCGCCTGCCTTCATCAAGCGCAAGAAGGACCTGAAGAACGGCGAGGCCGCCTATCGCCGCCTTAACGAAACCGCGATGCGCCTGCTCAACAAGGACGGCATCCTGGTCAGCGCCAGCTGCTCGATGCATCTGGAGGAAGACAACCTGCAGAACATCCTGCTCGGCAGCGCCCGTCATCTGGATCGCAACATTCAGCTGCTCGAACGTGGCAGCCAGGGCCCGGATCATCCGGTGCATCCGGCGATCCCCGAGACTCGCTATATCAAGAGCCTGACCTGCCGGTTGCTGCCCAACGCCTGA
- the mutM gene encoding bifunctional DNA-formamidopyrimidine glycosylase/DNA-(apurinic or apyrimidinic site) lyase, which yields MPELPEVETTRRGIAPHLIGQRVSRVIVRERRLRWPIPEDLDVRLSGQRIEAIERRAKYLLIKAEAGTLIAHLGMSGSLRLVPADLPVGKHEHVDIVLESGMALRYTDPRRFGALLWSDEPLSHALLANLGPEPLDDVFDGDRLFQMSRGRSMAVKPFIMDNAVVVGVGNIYASEALFAAGIDPRRAAGAVSRARYLKLAAEIKRVLAHAIERGGTTLRDFVGGDGKPGYFQQELFVYGRGGDFCKTCGSTLREIRLGQRASVYCGRCQR from the coding sequence ATGCCTGAACTACCTGAAGTCGAAACCACTCGCCGTGGCATCGCGCCACATCTCATAGGTCAACGCGTCAGCCGTGTCATCGTGCGCGAGCGGCGGCTGCGCTGGCCGATCCCGGAAGATCTCGATGTGCGGCTGTCCGGCCAGCGCATCGAAGCGATCGAGCGCCGAGCCAAGTACCTGCTGATAAAGGCCGAGGCGGGCACCTTGATCGCTCACCTGGGGATGTCCGGTAGCCTGCGGCTGGTTCCGGCGGATCTACCTGTGGGCAAGCACGAGCACGTCGATATCGTCCTGGAGTCCGGCATGGCGCTGCGCTACACCGATCCCCGACGTTTCGGTGCTCTGCTCTGGAGCGATGAGCCGCTGAGCCATGCGCTGCTTGCCAATCTCGGTCCGGAGCCACTCGATGATGTGTTCGATGGCGATCGTCTGTTCCAGATGTCACGCGGGCGCAGCATGGCGGTCAAGCCGTTCATCATGGATAACGCGGTGGTGGTGGGCGTCGGCAACATCTATGCGAGCGAGGCGTTGTTTGCCGCTGGGATCGACCCACGGCGGGCTGCCGGTGCCGTTTCGCGGGCGCGTTATCTGAAGCTCGCCGCCGAGATCAAGCGCGTGCTCGCTCATGCCATCGAGCGCGGCGGCACGACATTGCGCGATTTCGTCGGTGGCGACGGTAAACCCGGTTATTTTCAGCAGGAGCTATTCGTCTATGGCCGTGGCGGGGATTTCTGCAAAACTTGCGGTTCGACCCTGCGTGAGATCCGGCTGGGTCAGCGGGCCAGTGTCTACTGCGGCCGCTGTCAGCGATGA
- a CDS encoding nucleobase:cation symporter-2 family protein, with translation MTVSSVSTPSEKRPEDENLGVGANLAYGLQHVLTMYGGIVAVPLIVGQAAGLSPAEIGLLIAASLFAGGAATLLQTLGLPFFGCQLPLVQGVSFAGVATMIAIIGSDGAGGLPVVFGAVIAASLIGLLITPVFSRITKFFPPLVTGIVITTIGLTLMPVAARWAMGGNSQAPDFGSMANIGLAGFTLACVLLLSKLGSATISRLSILLAMVVGTVAAVFFGMADFSGVLDGPVVALPSPLHFGAPVFQFAAILSMLIVVIVTLVETSADILAVGEIIDTKVDSKRLGDGLRADMISSSLAPIFGSFTQSAFAQNVGLVAVTGIKSRYVVASAGLILVTLGLLPVMGRLVAAVPTAVLGGAGIVLFGTVAAAGIRTLAQVEYRNNMNLIIVATSIGFGMIPIAAPSFYHHFPAWFETIFHSGISSAAIMAILLNLLFNHLTAGNSDQQSVFAAGNERTLRFQDIAALHDGDHFRDGKLFDVDGNEVPVIAPDDHGAPTQQPPQAKMTEAVPTSG, from the coding sequence ATGACAGTCTCATCCGTCAGCACCCCGTCGGAGAAGCGTCCAGAGGACGAGAACCTCGGCGTTGGTGCCAACCTGGCCTATGGCCTACAACATGTCCTGACCATGTACGGAGGCATCGTTGCGGTGCCGCTGATCGTCGGTCAGGCAGCCGGTTTGTCGCCGGCCGAAATCGGTCTGCTAATCGCCGCTTCTCTGTTCGCTGGCGGTGCGGCCACTTTGCTGCAAACGCTCGGCCTGCCGTTCTTCGGCTGCCAGCTGCCGCTGGTACAGGGCGTATCCTTCGCAGGCGTGGCAACGATGATCGCAATCATCGGAAGCGATGGCGCCGGGGGGCTTCCGGTGGTGTTCGGCGCGGTAATTGCCGCCTCGCTGATCGGTTTGCTGATCACGCCGGTGTTTTCGCGCATCACCAAGTTCTTCCCGCCATTGGTAACCGGCATCGTCATCACGACGATCGGCCTGACCCTGATGCCAGTCGCGGCGCGCTGGGCGATGGGTGGCAACAGTCAGGCACCGGATTTCGGCAGCATGGCCAATATCGGCCTGGCGGGCTTCACCCTGGCGTGCGTACTGCTGCTGAGCAAACTTGGCAGCGCCACCATATCCCGTCTGTCCATCCTCCTGGCTATGGTGGTCGGTACCGTCGCCGCCGTGTTCTTCGGCATGGCTGACTTCTCTGGTGTACTGGACGGGCCGGTCGTGGCCCTGCCATCACCGCTGCATTTCGGGGCACCGGTATTCCAGTTTGCCGCGATCCTGTCGATGCTGATCGTGGTCATCGTCACGCTGGTTGAAACCTCCGCCGATATCCTCGCGGTCGGCGAAATCATCGACACCAAGGTCGACTCCAAGCGTCTGGGCGACGGCCTGCGTGCGGACATGATTTCCAGCAGCCTGGCACCGATCTTCGGCTCCTTTACCCAGAGTGCCTTCGCCCAGAACGTGGGCCTGGTAGCCGTCACCGGCATCAAGAGCCGTTACGTGGTGGCCAGCGCCGGCCTGATTCTGGTGACGCTCGGCCTGCTGCCGGTGATGGGTCGCCTGGTTGCCGCCGTACCCACCGCAGTGCTCGGCGGCGCCGGCATCGTGCTGTTCGGCACCGTAGCCGCTGCCGGTATCCGTACCCTGGCGCAGGTCGAGTACCGCAACAACATGAACCTGATCATCGTCGCCACCTCGATCGGCTTCGGCATGATCCCGATCGCTGCGCCCAGCTTCTACCATCACTTCCCGGCCTGGTTCGAGACCATCTTCCACTCGGGCATAAGCTCGGCGGCAATCATGGCGATCCTGTTGAATCTGCTGTTCAACCACCTGACCGCCGGCAACTCGGACCAGCAGTCGGTATTCGCCGCCGGCAACGAACGCACCCTGCGCTTCCAGGATATCGCCGCGCTGCACGACGGTGACCACTTCCGCGATGGCAAACTGTTTGACGTGGACGGCAACGAGGTGCCAGTGATTGCCCCTGACGACCACGGCGCACCCACGCAGCAGCCACCGCAAGCCAAGATGACGGAGGCGGTGCCGACCAGCGGATAA
- a CDS encoding dicarboxylate/amino acid:cation symporter, whose protein sequence is MIVAQTDTDSLPLGKKTPLYAHLYVQVIAAIIVGIALGHFYPQVGEEMKPLGDAFIKLVKMIIAPVIFLTIATGIAGMSDMKKVGRVAGKAMLYFLTFSTLALIIGLIVGNVIQPGAGMHIEPASLDPKAVADYAQKAHEQSIVGFLSNIIPTTIVGAFASGDILQVLFFSVLFGVSLALVGDKGKPVVNFLQDLVAPVFKLVSILMKAAPIGAFGAMAFTIGKYGIGSIANLAMLIGTFYITALLFVLVVLGAVARYNGFSILALIRYIKEELLLVLGTSSSEAALPTLMDKMEKAGCKRSVVGMVVPTGYSFNLDGTNIYMTLAALFIAQATDIPLSLGDQIALLLVAMLSSKGAAGITGAGFITLAATLSVVPAVPVAGMALILGIDRFMSECRALTNLVGNAVATIVVARWEGELDKEQMAKALGRPGTTPAVPAAAPAQAPDALSQTA, encoded by the coding sequence ATGATCGTTGCGCAAACCGACACCGATTCCCTGCCACTTGGCAAGAAAACCCCGCTGTACGCGCATCTGTACGTACAGGTCATCGCCGCGATCATCGTCGGTATCGCCCTGGGCCACTTCTATCCGCAGGTCGGCGAGGAGATGAAGCCGCTGGGCGACGCCTTCATCAAGCTGGTCAAGATGATCATCGCGCCGGTGATCTTCCTCACCATCGCCACCGGTATCGCCGGCATGTCCGACATGAAAAAGGTCGGCCGCGTCGCCGGCAAGGCCATGCTGTACTTCCTGACCTTCTCGACCCTGGCGCTGATCATCGGGCTGATCGTCGGCAACGTGATCCAGCCCGGCGCCGGCATGCATATCGAACCGGCTTCACTGGACCCGAAAGCGGTCGCCGATTACGCCCAGAAGGCGCATGAACAGTCGATCGTCGGCTTCCTGAGCAACATCATCCCGACCACCATCGTCGGCGCCTTCGCCTCCGGCGACATCCTGCAGGTGCTGTTCTTCTCCGTGCTGTTCGGTGTGTCCCTCGCGCTGGTCGGCGACAAGGGCAAGCCGGTGGTCAACTTTCTGCAGGATCTGGTTGCGCCGGTGTTCAAGCTGGTATCGATCCTGATGAAAGCAGCCCCCATCGGTGCCTTCGGCGCCATGGCGTTCACCATCGGCAAATACGGCATCGGCTCGATCGCCAACCTGGCGATGCTGATCGGCACCTTCTACATCACAGCACTGCTGTTCGTGCTGGTGGTGCTGGGCGCGGTGGCGCGCTACAACGGTTTCTCGATCCTCGCGCTGATCCGCTATATCAAGGAAGAGCTGCTGCTGGTGCTCGGCACCAGCTCCTCGGAAGCCGCGCTGCCGACGCTGATGGACAAGATGGAGAAGGCCGGCTGCAAGCGTTCGGTGGTCGGCATGGTGGTGCCCACCGGTTATTCGTTCAACCTGGACGGCACCAACATCTACATGACCCTGGCGGCTCTGTTCATCGCCCAGGCCACCGACATTCCGCTGTCGCTGGGTGATCAGATCGCCCTTCTGCTGGTGGCCATGCTCAGCTCCAAAGGCGCGGCCGGCATCACTGGCGCCGGCTTCATCACCCTGGCCGCTACCCTCTCAGTCGTGCCGGCGGTGCCGGTGGCCGGCATGGCGCTGATCCTTGGCATCGACCGCTTCATGTCCGAATGCCGCGCGCTGACCAATCTGGTCGGCAATGCAGTGGCGACCATCGTCGTCGCCCGCTGGGAAGGCGAACTCGACAAGGAGCAAATGGCCAAAGCCCTGGGCCGCCCCGGCACGACGCCTGCCGTACCGGCAGCAGCGCCAGCACAAGCACCAGACGCACTGTCACAAACGGCCTGA
- a CDS encoding type 1 glutamine amidotransferase domain-containing protein — protein MTESLKGKRVAILVTDGFEQVELTGPKEALEKAGATAEIISSSNGEVTGWNHTTPATKFHVDRTFDAIRMEDYDALLLPGGVVNSDTIRTDEMAQKLVRDAARANKTIAVICHGAWLLASAGLVKGKRMTSWPSLTDDLKNAGADWVDEQVVVDGHLISSRRPDDIPAFSKALIEALAA, from the coding sequence ATGACCGAGTCCCTGAAAGGCAAACGCGTGGCGATTCTGGTGACCGACGGTTTCGAGCAAGTCGAGCTGACCGGCCCGAAGGAAGCGCTGGAGAAGGCCGGCGCGACCGCCGAGATCATTTCATCGTCCAATGGCGAAGTAACCGGCTGGAATCACACCACTCCGGCGACAAAATTCCATGTCGACCGGACCTTCGACGCCATCCGCATGGAGGATTACGACGCACTGCTGTTGCCCGGCGGGGTGGTGAACTCCGACACGATCCGCACCGACGAAATGGCCCAGAAACTGGTGCGCGATGCCGCACGGGCGAACAAGACCATCGCGGTGATCTGCCATGGCGCCTGGCTGCTGGCTTCCGCCGGCCTGGTCAAGGGCAAACGCATGACCAGTTGGCCTTCGCTCACCGACGACCTGAAAAACGCCGGTGCCGACTGGGTCGATGAGCAGGTGGTGGTCGACGGACACCTGATCAGCAGTCGCAGGCCGGACGACATCCCGGCATTCAGTAAGGCACTGATCGAGGCGCTAGCAGCATAA
- a CDS encoding ATP-binding protein has translation MISKAALRRRHRRNGWIFGLLAAVLVGVALWLAGTHGRTEAYAALSERAQQAAELQSALLRTVLEKQRSLPFVLAGDRDIRDGLLSRDAQALRRIDRKLEALLPGTQASVIYLLDVNGIGVAASNWREPTSFVGSRYDFRAYFRDALAHGSAEHYGLGNVSLRPGLYISRRVEGPSGPLGVIVVKVEFDPVERDWGRSDGITYVVDERAIVLATSMPQWRFMAVAPIEPRRKAAIRESLQFGDAPLAPLPITPRESGAFPDIVQAWLPGREHAEEYLRIDTEVVGTQWRLNLLLPSEAAVAKAMRESRTATLFALLLLLGAGGLLLYRRQKSDERVVEHQHARTELERRVLERTRALSEAHDQLQMQIDERLKAQTSLQTVQQELVQANRLAILGQVAAGVAHEINQPVAAIRAYADNARTYLGRGDQAGTDRKLEQIAGLTERIGTITDELRTFSRKGRVKAEPTRLDEVIEGALLLLGSRFRQRYGSIDTRMPTPTLRIMGTRIRLEQVLINLLQNGLEAVESRPDGRVEVSVVEAEEWVELIVSDNGSGIPSSIMEALFTPFNTSKPAGLGLGLVISKDIVSDFGGRIEVTSSPQGTRFTVYLQKAAEHE, from the coding sequence ATGATTAGCAAGGCCGCCTTGCGCCGTCGCCATCGGCGAAACGGGTGGATATTCGGCTTGCTGGCTGCGGTGCTGGTGGGCGTAGCGCTATGGCTGGCCGGTACGCACGGCCGCACCGAGGCCTACGCGGCGCTAAGCGAACGCGCCCAGCAGGCCGCCGAGCTGCAGAGCGCCTTGTTGCGCACGGTGCTGGAAAAGCAGCGCTCGCTGCCGTTCGTGCTGGCCGGCGACCGCGATATCCGCGACGGCCTGCTTTCGCGCGATGCCCAGGCGCTTCGGCGCATCGATCGAAAGCTGGAGGCGCTGCTTCCCGGCACCCAGGCGTCGGTCATCTACCTGCTCGATGTGAATGGCATAGGCGTGGCGGCGAGCAACTGGCGAGAACCCACCAGCTTCGTGGGCAGCCGTTACGACTTTCGTGCCTATTTCCGCGACGCGCTGGCACATGGCAGCGCCGAGCATTACGGCTTGGGCAATGTCAGCTTGCGGCCGGGTCTGTACATTTCGCGCCGCGTGGAGGGACCATCCGGCCCGCTGGGCGTCATCGTGGTCAAGGTCGAGTTCGATCCAGTGGAGCGGGATTGGGGCCGCTCCGACGGCATCACCTATGTGGTTGACGAGCGCGCCATCGTACTGGCGACCAGCATGCCGCAGTGGCGCTTCATGGCCGTGGCGCCCATCGAGCCCCGGCGCAAGGCGGCGATCCGCGAGAGCCTGCAATTCGGTGATGCGCCCCTTGCTCCCTTGCCGATCACGCCTCGCGAGAGCGGAGCCTTCCCCGATATCGTCCAGGCATGGCTGCCCGGTCGCGAGCATGCGGAGGAATATCTGCGCATCGATACCGAGGTGGTCGGCACTCAATGGCGGCTCAACCTGCTGCTGCCCAGCGAGGCGGCGGTAGCCAAGGCCATGCGGGAAAGCCGCACGGCCACGCTGTTCGCCCTGTTGCTGCTGCTCGGTGCCGGCGGCTTGCTGCTGTACCGGCGGCAGAAGAGCGATGAACGCGTCGTGGAGCACCAGCATGCCCGCACCGAACTCGAGCGTCGCGTACTCGAACGCACCCGCGCATTGAGCGAGGCGCATGACCAGCTGCAGATGCAGATCGACGAGCGTCTCAAGGCCCAGACCAGTTTGCAGACGGTGCAGCAGGAACTGGTGCAGGCCAACCGCCTGGCGATCCTCGGCCAGGTGGCCGCCGGCGTGGCCCATGAAATCAACCAGCCGGTGGCAGCCATCCGCGCCTATGCCGATAACGCCCGCACCTATCTGGGCCGTGGCGACCAGGCCGGTACGGACCGCAAACTCGAACAGATCGCCGGCCTGACCGAACGCATCGGCACCATCACCGACGAGCTGCGGACGTTTTCTCGCAAGGGCAGGGTAAAGGCCGAACCGACTCGGCTGGACGAGGTGATCGAGGGCGCATTGCTGCTGCTCGGCAGTCGCTTCCGTCAGCGCTACGGCTCCATCGACACGCGCATGCCGACGCCTACGCTTCGCATCATGGGTACGCGCATTCGCCTGGAGCAGGTGCTGATCAATCTGTTGCAGAACGGTCTGGAGGCCGTGGAAAGCCGGCCGGATGGGCGTGTCGAGGTCAGCGTGGTGGAGGCCGAGGAGTGGGTCGAGCTGATCGTCAGCGACAACGGCAGCGGCATACCGTCGTCGATCATGGAAGCGCTGTTTACCCCCTTCAACACCTCGAAGCCCGCAGGGCTGGGGCTCGGGCTGGTGATTTCCAAGGACATCGTCAGTGACTTCGGCGGGCGTATCGAAGTCACCAGCAGTCCGCAGGGCACCCGTTTCACTGTTTATTTGCAGAAGGCAGCCGAGCATGAATGA